The Gemmatimonadota bacterium region CCACCCCGGGTCCATTCCCAGCGCCGGGGTCCGCACGAAGTCCCGGATTCCGGCTTCGGCCGCCTCTTCGGCCAGTTCCACATCCAGTTCCATCAGCGTCTCAATGTGTTCGCAGGCAAAACTCACGGGAACCACCGCCAGGCTTCCGCAACCCGCCTCGCCGAGTCTCCGCGTCTCCTCGAT contains the following coding sequences:
- a CDS encoding ferrochelatase; translation: IEETRRLGEAGCGSLAVVPVSFACEHIETLMELDVELAEEAAEAGIRDFVRTPALGMDPGWLQSMADLVEERLFASRGARRAADPGRTAHA